The following are from one region of the Paenibacillus bovis genome:
- a CDS encoding MerR family transcriptional regulator: MKLYRIGELAKIAGLSERTVDYYTKLGLIEPESRSLKNYRLYGFETLSRLERITKLKKDKYTLEEIREKLNAWDRVTDEEQVTQRLTELELHMLQLQREVRELEPLLQQMKPNQAKRAFVNLIPQSAACIEALKFLLGQGSGLM, translated from the coding sequence ATGAAATTGTACCGCATTGGAGAACTGGCGAAGATCGCCGGCTTGAGTGAACGAACCGTAGATTATTATACAAAGCTCGGCTTAATCGAACCGGAAAGCCGTTCCTTAAAAAACTATAGGCTCTATGGTTTTGAAACCTTATCGCGTTTGGAACGTATTACAAAATTGAAGAAGGACAAGTACACCCTTGAGGAAATCAGGGAGAAACTAAACGCCTGGGACCGGGTGACAGATGAAGAACAGGTTACCCAGCGCCTAACCGAGCTTGAGCTGCATATGCTGCAGCTGCAACGTGAGGTGCGTGAGCTGGAGCCATTGCTTCAACAGATGAAACCCAATCAGGCCAAACGTGCTTTCGTTAATTTGATTCCTCAGAGTGCTGCTTGCATCGAGGCACTGAAGTTCCTGCTTGGACAGGGCTCAGGCTTGATGTAA
- the tpx gene encoding thiol peroxidase produces MTQERTGIATFKGNPITLIGPELKVGDSAPSFTLSKNLLEQASLSDFAGKIKLISVVPSLDTGVCDAQTRRFNEAASELGEEVVVLTISADLPFAQARWCGAAGVDRVVTLSDYRDNSFGTAYGVLIKEFVIDMRAIFVVDQNDIIQYVEYLPEMSHHPDYDQAIDAVKKLIG; encoded by the coding sequence ATGACTCAAGAACGTACAGGTATTGCCACCTTCAAAGGCAACCCGATTACATTGATAGGTCCCGAGCTAAAAGTCGGCGACTCTGCTCCTTCCTTTACTCTTAGCAAAAATCTGTTGGAACAAGCAAGTCTGTCGGACTTTGCCGGCAAAATCAAATTGATCAGCGTAGTGCCTTCCCTGGATACAGGCGTATGTGATGCACAGACACGCCGCTTCAATGAAGCAGCTTCCGAACTGGGCGAAGAAGTCGTAGTACTTACAATAAGTGCCGATCTGCCTTTTGCACAGGCACGCTGGTGTGGTGCTGCCGGTGTAGACCGCGTAGTGACACTGTCCGACTATCGTGACAATTCGTTTGGCACAGCTTATGGCGTACTGATCAAAGAATTTGTTATTGATATGCGCGCCATTTTTGTAGTGGATCAAAATGATATTATTCAATATGTGGAATATCTGCCGGAAATGAGTCATCATCCGGATTATGATCAGGCTATCGACGCTGTCAAAAAACTGATTGGCTAA
- a CDS encoding Imm50 family immunity protein translates to MEVRIEKVEQNGKEYTIRYQLEKPLPFDLHDIVMLQAGDYVVGSVRQLDAEQITLYISKDELNWGDKTIIQLAFSPTVSIRGSKEIIAELGHFPDFEEGIITGYEIGKDQVELTIQLPEPLSDREVKLTFLEAFDIEFSPPDARLNVIAEVDFRYDGTDMVVDIEAAQGLSGSFFCGGIQAELVQNEN, encoded by the coding sequence ATGGAAGTAAGAATAGAGAAGGTAGAACAGAACGGAAAAGAATATACGATAAGGTATCAGCTGGAAAAGCCGCTGCCATTTGATCTGCACGATATTGTCATGCTGCAGGCAGGCGATTATGTAGTAGGCAGTGTACGTCAGCTGGATGCGGAGCAGATTACGCTGTATATCAGTAAAGATGAATTAAACTGGGGAGACAAAACGATTATCCAGCTCGCGTTCTCACCAACTGTATCGATTCGCGGCAGCAAAGAAATTATTGCGGAGCTGGGACATTTCCCGGATTTTGAAGAGGGTATTATTACCGGATACGAAATAGGCAAGGATCAGGTGGAACTGACGATTCAACTGCCGGAACCCTTATCCGATCGTGAAGTAAAGCTGACTTTCCTGGAAGCTTTTGATATTGAGTTCTCTCCGCCGGATGCACGTCTTAATGTGATCGCCGAAGTAGACTTCCGTTACGATGGTACCGATATGGTCGTGGATATTGAAGCCGCGCAGGGATTGTCCGGCAGCTTTTTCTGTGGCGGTATTCAGGCGGAGCTGGTTCAGAACGAAAACTAA
- a CDS encoding HEAT repeat domain-containing protein, which yields MPRPKRELSQQVQVCINKLYKQQSSNWIRLIRRSGEIAAIPYLTPFLESPDLELQTAAENTISDLLQHCPPSDLVWLSEKMREYLPYGFTENASQWVHLTAENVKKWPASVHPIKIIMASFHWNGYVREEALKRIIQFHDGSEIPFLLIRMNDWVSPIRFHTYKALKQRIHTHNAGAFIRNITLVKRLESCGRDRYETLTESVYDLLRQPECLPELEKGTLSTDRDTRRFCLQMALESRAAVPAEVLEKALYDRDASIRLWAARQSGKTLSGAGLQHILLLMINDSFPSVRREALELMAHHSPEQAIPFLKEGLLDRNAVIREIARRHLSQTESVSYAELYLDTIWSNNERYLAAALYGLGETGQKEDAEVIAEYVHHPEIHVRKAVVHSLARLNADAYRELLWQSLLDSQPGISREAVQALNRHTYLLNKERLVQGIIESHCVHVQRNMLRLLPAVGGWQQLEGLLDIVARTRSGWIQRTSIHQLHNWIHASGRSYRSQLTDEQAQALLDKLDACTILLEPKQVHLLRWLITS from the coding sequence GTGCCCAGACCGAAAAGAGAGTTATCCCAGCAAGTTCAAGTATGTATCAACAAACTATACAAACAGCAAAGCAGCAATTGGATCAGACTTATCCGGCGTTCCGGAGAAATTGCTGCTATTCCGTATTTGACGCCTTTTCTGGAATCACCGGATCTGGAATTGCAGACAGCAGCGGAGAATACGATTAGCGATCTGCTGCAGCATTGTCCTCCATCGGATCTGGTATGGCTGAGTGAGAAGATGCGTGAATACCTTCCCTATGGCTTTACGGAAAATGCCAGTCAATGGGTTCATTTGACAGCAGAAAACGTAAAAAAATGGCCGGCCAGCGTTCATCCGATCAAAATCATTATGGCAAGTTTCCATTGGAACGGCTATGTACGGGAAGAAGCATTAAAACGGATTATCCAGTTTCATGACGGATCCGAGATTCCTTTTCTGTTAATACGAATGAATGATTGGGTATCTCCAATCCGTTTTCATACGTACAAAGCATTAAAGCAGCGTATACATACGCATAATGCAGGTGCTTTTATCCGTAATATTACGCTGGTGAAAAGACTGGAAAGCTGCGGAAGAGATCGCTATGAGACATTGACAGAGTCCGTTTATGATCTGCTGCGTCAGCCGGAATGTCTGCCGGAGCTGGAAAAGGGAACGTTATCGACAGACCGGGATACCCGGCGTTTTTGCCTTCAAATGGCTCTGGAATCGCGTGCAGCAGTACCGGCAGAAGTACTCGAAAAAGCACTGTATGACCGTGATGCTTCTATACGACTATGGGCAGCGAGACAAAGTGGTAAAACATTATCTGGTGCAGGTCTGCAACATATCCTTTTATTAATGATAAATGATTCCTTTCCATCAGTGCGACGGGAAGCATTGGAATTGATGGCACATCATTCTCCTGAACAGGCGATTCCTTTTCTCAAAGAAGGACTGCTGGATCGCAATGCGGTGATCCGCGAGATTGCTCGCAGGCACTTGTCACAAACGGAATCGGTATCTTATGCAGAACTCTATCTGGATACCATCTGGTCGAACAATGAACGATACCTGGCAGCAGCACTATATGGTCTGGGCGAAACAGGACAGAAGGAAGATGCCGAGGTTATAGCGGAATATGTGCATCATCCAGAGATTCATGTCAGAAAAGCGGTCGTTCATAGCCTGGCACGTCTGAATGCAGATGCATACCGGGAGCTGCTCTGGCAGTCGCTGCTGGATAGTCAGCCTGGAATATCCAGAGAAGCGGTACAAGCACTGAACAGGCATACCTATCTACTGAACAAGGAGAGATTGGTGCAGGGTATTATAGAAAGTCACTGTGTACATGTACAGCGTAATATGCTGCGTCTACTGCCGGCTGTAGGAGGATGGCAGCAGCTGGAGGGGCTACTGGATATTGTAGCTCGGACCAGATCAGGCTGGATACAGCGGACCAGTATTCATCAGCTCCATAACTGGATTCATGCCTCGGGTCGTTCGTATCGTAGCCAGCTTACCGATGAACAGGCACAGGCACTACTAGACAAACTGGACGCCTGCACGATACTTCTGGAACCCAAGCAGGTTCATCTGCTGCGATGGCTGATTACTTCATGA
- a CDS encoding zinc metallopeptidase, translating to MSVLFLVLTLAAFGLTIWAQFRVKGTFNKYSEVPSMRGMTGYDAARHMLDSNGLYDIPIEPVQGALTDHYDPVNRVVRLSEPVYYGNSISSVAVACHEIGHAIQHKEHYPMLALRHRMFPVVNFASGIAPFMLMAGLIFSSMNLLGLGIIFFSAAVAFQLVTLPVEFNASNRARDIMVSEGYVTHEEERNVGKVLNAAALTYVAAALLSVLELVRFLFLFFGNRD from the coding sequence ATGTCTGTATTATTTTTGGTATTAACACTTGCCGCCTTCGGCTTGACCATCTGGGCACAGTTTAGAGTCAAAGGAACATTTAATAAATACTCTGAAGTTCCCAGCATGCGCGGAATGACCGGTTATGACGCTGCTCGGCATATGCTGGATAGCAACGGTCTCTACGATATCCCGATCGAACCTGTACAGGGCGCGCTCACAGACCACTATGATCCGGTTAACCGTGTTGTACGTCTGTCCGAACCTGTCTACTACGGTAACAGCATCTCTTCTGTAGCTGTTGCCTGTCACGAGATCGGTCATGCGATTCAGCACAAAGAACATTATCCAATGCTGGCGCTACGCCACCGGATGTTCCCGGTCGTTAACTTTGCTTCAGGCATTGCGCCATTTATGTTGATGGCTGGTTTGATTTTCAGTTCAATGAATCTGCTTGGACTGGGTATTATCTTCTTCTCTGCCGCTGTAGCATTCCAACTCGTGACACTGCCGGTCGAGTTTAACGCCAGTAACCGGGCTCGTGATATTATGGTAAGCGAAGGATATGTCACCCATGAAGAAGAACGCAATGTAGGTAAAGTGTTGAACGCCGCTGCACTGACTTATGTCGCTGCTGCTCTACTATCCGTATTGGAGCTTGTGCGTTTCCTGTTTCTGTTCTTCGGTAACCGTGATTAA
- the cimA gene encoding citramalate synthase, with protein sequence MSTSISIFDTTLRDGTQGEGISLSADDKLKIAKKLDELGVHYIEGGIPGSNGKDIEFFKRVQTLGLNAKITAFGSTRRKGSSAHEDANLQRMVESGAQAATLVGKSWDFHVHTALQTTLEENLAMISDSIAYLKQQHMELIFDAEHFFDGYKNNPEYAVSVLRAAHAAGADWLTLCDTNGGTLPHEVYEIVSRLTAELDGASLGIHTHNDCELAVANTLSAIQAGARQVQGTMNGYGERCGNANLCSIIPNLQLKMDYACITSEQIGQLTNTARYISEIANVHMPVNQPYVGNAAFAHKGGIHVSAILRDSRTYEHIEPEQVGNKQRILVSELAGQSNILSKAKEMNLELNPENEETRQIIGKIKDLEHQGYQFEGADASLELLLREANGEFKELFVFESFKMLVEKNAGSAVVSEAFVKVRIGGESIYTAAEGNGPVNALDNALRKALVEYYPSLREMHLSDYKVRVLDEADATASKVRVLIESQNLQTTWSTVGVSANVIEASWEALVDSIRYALLGQQLPDQSDHQESTAQGIVNH encoded by the coding sequence ATGTCCACATCCATATCGATTTTCGATACGACGCTTCGCGACGGCACCCAGGGCGAAGGCATCAGCCTCTCTGCCGACGACAAGCTGAAGATCGCCAAAAAACTTGATGAACTCGGTGTACACTACATCGAAGGTGGTATTCCGGGCAGCAACGGTAAAGATATTGAATTTTTCAAACGTGTACAGACACTGGGACTGAACGCCAAGATCACTGCTTTTGGCAGCACACGCCGCAAAGGAAGTTCGGCACATGAAGATGCCAACCTGCAGCGTATGGTGGAATCCGGCGCACAGGCTGCTACACTGGTCGGCAAGTCCTGGGACTTTCATGTTCATACAGCACTTCAGACGACACTGGAAGAAAATCTGGCGATGATCTCCGATTCAATCGCCTATCTCAAGCAGCAGCACATGGAACTGATTTTTGATGCCGAACATTTTTTTGACGGGTATAAAAATAATCCCGAATATGCCGTATCCGTACTGCGCGCGGCTCATGCGGCAGGTGCAGACTGGCTAACTCTCTGCGACACCAATGGAGGTACATTACCGCATGAAGTGTACGAGATCGTCTCCAGATTGACCGCCGAGCTGGATGGGGCTTCACTCGGTATTCACACGCATAATGACTGTGAACTTGCAGTTGCCAATACACTCAGCGCCATACAGGCAGGTGCACGTCAGGTACAGGGCACGATGAACGGTTATGGCGAACGCTGCGGCAATGCCAACCTCTGCTCTATCATCCCCAATCTGCAGCTCAAAATGGATTATGCCTGTATTACTTCCGAACAGATCGGTCAGCTGACCAATACGGCACGGTATATCAGCGAGATCGCCAACGTGCATATGCCAGTAAATCAGCCATACGTCGGCAACGCCGCTTTTGCCCATAAAGGTGGTATTCACGTATCTGCTATTTTGCGTGATTCCCGTACGTATGAGCATATCGAACCCGAGCAGGTCGGTAACAAGCAGCGGATTCTCGTTTCCGAGCTGGCAGGTCAGAGCAATATCCTGTCCAAAGCCAAAGAAATGAATCTTGAGCTGAACCCCGAGAACGAAGAAACCCGTCAGATCATTGGCAAAATTAAGGATCTGGAACATCAGGGCTATCAATTCGAAGGCGCTGATGCTTCTCTCGAACTGCTGCTACGCGAAGCGAATGGCGAGTTCAAGGAACTGTTTGTATTTGAATCCTTCAAAATGCTGGTCGAGAAAAATGCTGGCTCCGCCGTTGTATCCGAAGCTTTTGTCAAAGTCCGAATCGGTGGAGAAAGTATCTATACCGCGGCCGAAGGCAATGGACCGGTCAATGCACTCGATAATGCACTCCGCAAAGCACTGGTCGAATATTACCCGAGTCTGCGTGAAATGCATCTGTCCGACTACAAGGTTCGTGTGCTGGATGAAGCCGACGCTACTGCTTCCAAGGTTCGCGTATTGATCGAATCCCAGAATCTGCAGACTACGTGGAGTACGGTAGGCGTCTCCGCCAACGTTATCGAAGCCAGCTGGGAAGCGCTTGTCGACAGTATCCGTTATGCCCTGCTTGGTCAGCAGCTGCCGGATCAGAGCGATCATCAGGAATCGACTGCACAGGGTATTGTTAATCACTGA
- a CDS encoding exonuclease domain-containing protein encodes MKEPAKTGSGFWRSLRSGGVPSAIASVFGAPSAQQMAFIRSLSREQRRTEVLHLPLNRLETVVFDLETTGFHAQHGDEILSFGAVKLVGDEQVDEFYTLVNPKIPVPNNITELTGITQAMTDQAPALIDGLHDFMAFAGRSVLIAHGTGHDKAFLNAALWKTSKIQLTHRILDTMMIARWLKPSLGSYGLDEVLEEANIPVTMRHHALEDAKMTASLWKEYLRLMRHKQVETLEDLYAYLCNF; translated from the coding sequence ATGAAAGAACCTGCGAAAACCGGAAGTGGCTTTTGGCGGAGTCTGCGCAGCGGCGGAGTGCCGTCTGCGATTGCTTCGGTCTTTGGTGCACCTTCTGCCCAGCAGATGGCTTTTATACGTTCTCTGTCACGTGAGCAGCGTCGCACGGAAGTGCTGCATTTGCCGCTTAATCGCCTGGAGACCGTCGTGTTCGATCTGGAGACGACGGGATTTCATGCGCAGCATGGCGATGAGATTTTATCGTTTGGCGCAGTGAAGCTGGTCGGGGATGAGCAGGTGGATGAATTTTATACCCTGGTAAATCCCAAAATACCGGTACCCAATAATATTACGGAATTGACGGGCATTACGCAGGCAATGACCGATCAGGCGCCTGCACTCATCGATGGGCTGCATGATTTTATGGCTTTTGCCGGCAGATCGGTATTGATTGCGCATGGTACCGGACATGACAAAGCATTCCTGAATGCTGCTTTATGGAAAACCTCCAAAATTCAATTGACCCACCGTATTCTGGATACGATGATGATCGCCAGATGGCTCAAGCCTTCACTTGGTAGTTACGGATTAGATGAAGTTCTGGAGGAGGCTAATATCCCTGTAACGATGCGCCATCATGCGCTGGAGGATGCAAAAATGACAGCTTCCCTGTGGAAAGAGTATCTTCGTCTAATGCGTCACAAGCAGGTGGAGACGCTAGAGGATTTGTACGCTTATCTTTGTAATTTCTGA
- a CDS encoding rhomboid family intramembrane serine protease, producing MLFVRYENWKSFLRFYPLTTLLLIANVVVFILMTINGGSRNTVTLVEYGALTNIDGYDQWWRTITAMFVHIGFDHLLFNSFALIVFAPPMERLLGTWRYGILYFASGIIGNVISLELYRQSMDNHLAAGASGAIYGIYGAFLYIAIFQRNMIDRVSRQTIYTILGLGLVYTFIMPGIGIWAHLGGLIAGFFVYGLLLRLSGLRRRWDRIFARPTQEEPQNKDLDV from the coding sequence ATGTTATTCGTACGTTACGAAAACTGGAAAAGCTTTTTGCGGTTCTATCCGCTAACTACGCTGCTGCTAATTGCCAACGTGGTCGTATTCATTCTGATGACCATCAACGGCGGTTCACGCAACACCGTTACTCTGGTAGAATACGGTGCACTAACCAATATTGATGGTTATGATCAATGGTGGAGAACGATAACAGCGATGTTTGTGCATATCGGCTTTGACCATTTATTGTTCAATAGCTTTGCACTTATCGTGTTTGCTCCTCCCATGGAGCGTCTATTAGGTACCTGGCGGTATGGAATACTATACTTTGCCAGTGGGATTATTGGTAATGTGATTAGTCTCGAACTTTACCGTCAATCGATGGATAATCATCTGGCTGCAGGAGCTTCCGGAGCGATTTATGGTATTTATGGAGCATTCCTTTATATTGCTATATTCCAGCGTAACATGATTGATCGGGTTTCTCGCCAAACTATATATACCATTCTTGGTCTTGGGCTCGTATATACGTTTATTATGCCAGGTATTGGAATATGGGCCCATCTCGGCGGCCTGATTGCCGGATTTTTCGTCTATGGCCTGCTGCTCAGACTCAGCGGATTACGCCGAAGATGGGATCGAATTTTCGCTCGTCCTACACAGGAAGAACCTCAGAACAAAGATCTAGACGTCTAG
- a CDS encoding ammonium transporter, with product MRKKWAVMGLAASALLAFPFSAFAAEEVTAEQVSMNLDTFFVFVAFALVMFMQAGFALLEAGSVRMKNAGHVAGKTILTLGIALIGFWAFGFGLGFGDGNGFFGYQGFFLSGEEMKSLYSSLSGLDIPISMMFLFHLAFAAVSLSIAFGGFAERAKLSVYIVFGFLFTIVIYPIIAHWVWGGGWLATMGMQDYAGSTVVHLTGATAGLAATILLKPRLGKYNKEGKPNIIPGHNQVLSVVGVFILWFGWMGFNPGSALSPNGGFFTYVALTTNLAAAAGGIAALLISWVVLGKADIPSMLNGVLAALVAITGSCAFVDVWASVVIGLVAGVVTFFTAQWFEKAGVDDPIYAFSVHGIAGMWGAISTGLFATPELVEQTGVGAPGLFYGGGFHQLGVQLLGMVGTFVFVLVLSLVILGIMKALGGIRVTEEEEMMGLDISEHGSYGYPEQMKALGEVDRRKAGN from the coding sequence ATGAGAAAAAAATGGGCCGTTATGGGGTTAGCGGCATCAGCCCTTCTTGCATTTCCGTTTAGTGCTTTTGCAGCGGAGGAAGTTACAGCAGAGCAGGTATCCATGAATCTGGACACATTTTTCGTCTTTGTCGCTTTTGCTTTGGTAATGTTTATGCAGGCCGGATTCGCCTTACTTGAGGCCGGATCGGTTCGTATGAAAAATGCGGGGCATGTAGCTGGCAAGACGATCCTGACGCTTGGAATTGCTCTAATCGGTTTCTGGGCTTTTGGATTCGGACTGGGCTTTGGAGACGGTAACGGGTTTTTCGGGTATCAGGGATTTTTCCTGAGTGGCGAAGAGATGAAAAGCCTCTATAGCTCTCTATCCGGGCTGGATATTCCCATTTCCATGATGTTTTTGTTCCATTTGGCTTTTGCAGCGGTGTCGCTGTCCATCGCTTTTGGCGGATTTGCTGAACGTGCCAAGCTGAGTGTATATATCGTTTTCGGATTTTTATTTACTATTGTTATCTACCCTATTATTGCTCACTGGGTATGGGGCGGCGGCTGGTTGGCTACAATGGGTATGCAGGATTATGCAGGCTCGACAGTCGTTCATTTAACTGGTGCGACAGCAGGTCTGGCAGCAACCATTCTCCTCAAGCCACGTCTTGGTAAATACAATAAAGAAGGCAAACCGAATATTATTCCGGGTCATAACCAGGTATTGTCGGTGGTCGGCGTATTTATTCTCTGGTTCGGCTGGATGGGCTTCAACCCGGGTAGCGCGCTGTCACCAAATGGTGGATTCTTCACTTATGTAGCGCTAACCACGAATCTGGCGGCAGCAGCAGGCGGTATAGCAGCACTGCTCATCTCATGGGTCGTACTGGGCAAAGCAGATATCCCGAGTATGCTGAACGGTGTACTGGCAGCGTTGGTAGCAATCACCGGTTCCTGTGCGTTCGTGGATGTATGGGCTTCGGTCGTTATTGGTCTGGTCGCTGGCGTAGTTACTTTCTTCACCGCACAATGGTTTGAAAAAGCAGGTGTGGATGATCCGATCTATGCTTTCTCTGTACACGGTATTGCCGGTATGTGGGGAGCAATCTCGACAGGTCTGTTCGCTACTCCCGAGCTGGTTGAACAAACAGGCGTAGGAGCACCGGGTCTGTTCTACGGCGGTGGTTTCCATCAGCTGGGTGTACAGCTGCTTGGTATGGTCGGCACATTTGTATTCGTACTGGTACTGTCACTGGTTATTCTAGGTATTATGAAAGCACTCGGTGGTATTCGTGTAACAGAAGAAGAAGAAATGATGGGTCTGGATATCAGTGAGCATGGTTCTTATGGTTATCCTGAGCAAATGAAAGCACTGGGTGAAGTGGATCGCAGAAAAGCAGGCAATTGA
- a CDS encoding M67 family metallopeptidase, translating to MQDSIRVFGLLACLSACFLGSTIGRIHSQKKRPSVIQRVQVERVIRMAHLPNREEHNTIRLASSALEQIAAHMASSPAAEVCGVLLGKKAAGGMHIHSYRGLRNVAPDPLHHFSFAPEDWIPYCFESSELIGIFHSHPVTAPVPSITDKEQLPEFASMISVYLIGSTAPLSEIDSISEKKKGMVNEYLPDSSFPPGAIPIAAAASPAIYSICHISSPTPLYIGSYKVAQQSCLSSSMTNAQQRPYILAPAVLHIY from the coding sequence ATGCAAGACAGCATCAGGGTCTTTGGCTTGTTGGCATGCTTGTCGGCATGCTTCCTGGGATCGACAATTGGAAGAATACATTCACAAAAAAAGAGACCCTCTGTTATACAGAGAGTCCAAGTAGAGAGGGTAATACGCATGGCACACTTGCCCAACAGGGAAGAGCATAATACCATTCGTCTCGCTTCCTCTGCCCTGGAGCAGATTGCAGCGCATATGGCCTCTTCACCCGCTGCCGAAGTGTGCGGAGTACTGCTCGGTAAAAAAGCAGCGGGCGGTATGCATATCCACTCTTATCGTGGACTACGCAACGTTGCACCTGACCCGCTGCATCATTTTTCTTTTGCACCTGAGGATTGGATACCGTACTGCTTCGAGAGCAGCGAGCTGATCGGCATCTTTCACTCCCACCCGGTCACAGCACCGGTACCTTCTATTACCGATAAAGAGCAGCTTCCGGAATTTGCATCCATGATCTCGGTGTATTTGATTGGTTCAACAGCACCTTTATCAGAGATAGATTCAATATCTGAGAAGAAGAAAGGAATGGTAAATGAGTATCTGCCAGATTCCAGTTTCCCTCCTGGCGCAATTCCAATCGCTGCGGCAGCAAGTCCTGCTATCTATTCTATATGTCATATAAGCTCACCTACACCACTGTATATCGGTTCTTATAAAGTAGCGCAACAATCGTGTTTATCCTCAAGTATGACGAATGCTCAACAAAGGCCCTACATACTTGCACCTGCTGTTCTGCATATCTACTAA
- a CDS encoding DUF294 nucleotidyltransferase-like domain-containing protein, with amino-acid sequence MKESFLDLPLPDLMNSDSTETLRNKRIAVQRQLYQSLPQVDIRSWVKTVNEMHDCVMQQAVILCEQQLIEAGYGPPPVAYSFIVFGSAGRCEQTLWSDQDNGLIISDEEHENKECYFAEFGSRLADILEQVGYEKCRGKVMCSEPMWRKTLQEWRIQLDDWRIDLSWEPVRKWIIASDMRHMYGDKQLAQSWKEYFYEGIKETPSLSAAVLRNTVRHKATLNVLGQIVPERFGEHAGDFDVKYGIYIPLVNASRCLSIQHGIYESSTLKRLERLIQLEAASLALLEMMQEAFLTSLRMRNSTPVREWDGLYVSSGFMLQKDWKQRPFFHELREGLGTVKKAHRVLQRQLRFLERRGL; translated from the coding sequence ATGAAGGAATCATTTCTCGATCTTCCCCTGCCGGATCTGATGAACAGTGATTCGACAGAAACGTTAAGGAATAAGCGCATTGCGGTGCAGCGCCAGCTTTATCAGTCTTTACCACAGGTGGATATCCGCAGCTGGGTCAAGACGGTAAACGAGATGCATGATTGTGTGATGCAGCAGGCAGTCATCCTGTGTGAACAGCAACTCATCGAGGCGGGCTACGGTCCGCCTCCTGTTGCTTATTCTTTTATCGTTTTTGGCAGTGCAGGGAGATGCGAGCAGACGCTTTGGAGCGATCAGGATAACGGACTGATTATCAGCGATGAAGAGCATGAAAATAAAGAGTGCTATTTTGCGGAGTTCGGCAGTCGGCTCGCAGATATTCTGGAGCAGGTCGGCTATGAGAAATGTCGTGGTAAGGTCATGTGCTCCGAACCGATGTGGCGCAAGACATTGCAGGAATGGCGTATCCAACTGGACGACTGGCGGATAGATCTGAGCTGGGAGCCGGTCCGCAAATGGATCATTGCTTCGGATATGCGTCATATGTATGGAGACAAGCAGCTGGCACAGAGCTGGAAAGAATATTTTTATGAAGGAATCAAGGAGACACCGTCGCTGTCTGCAGCTGTACTGCGCAATACGGTCAGGCACAAGGCTACGCTGAATGTGCTCGGTCAGATTGTACCGGAGCGGTTTGGAGAACATGCAGGTGATTTTGATGTAAAGTATGGAATTTATATTCCGCTTGTTAATGCATCCCGCTGTTTATCGATCCAGCATGGCATATACGAATCCTCTACCCTGAAAAGACTGGAACGGCTAATTCAGCTGGAAGCGGCATCGCTGGCGCTGCTGGAGATGATGCAGGAAGCCTTTTTGACATCACTGCGTATGCGCAACTCGACACCGGTCCGCGAATGGGATGGATTATATGTAAGTAGTGGATTCATGCTGCAAAAGGATTGGAAGCAGCGGCCGTTTTTCCATGAATTAAGAGAAGGTCTGGGAACAGTCAAGAAAGCTCATCGTGTACTACAGCGACAATTACGCTTTCTGGAGAGGAGAGGCTTATGA